TTTGATCAAACTTGTATTTCTTATTCAGTTCAGAACGAAGCTGTTGGTTTTCTTGTTGCAGCTTTTTATGGGTCAAAGCTTTTTCAATCAAGCTCATTAGCTCTTCTAAATTAAAAGGCTTAGTGACAAAGTGAAAGGCACCTTTTTGGGTCGCACGAATCGCTGATTCAATTGTCGCGTGACCAGTAAGAATAATAACTTCCGTTGCGGGGCTTAGTGACTTTAAATAAGTCATAAACTCAATGCCATCGCCATCGGGAAGATTCAGGTCAACAATTGCAAGATCAACGGGAGTTTCGCCTTGGCACAAAATCTTTGCTTCATCGATTTTGGTGGCGGTGATGACGTTCAAACCTTTGCGATCAAGAACTCTAAAAAGAGCGGTGCGGAGTGATGATTCGTCATCTAATATAAGGACTCGCTGGCTTCGCATGAACCTTCCTTCCATGGTGGGTTCGTTAGTTAGATTTAGGATAGAGTGATTTTGACGGTACTGTCAAAAAATCCGCGCCTGGTAAGGCTTTCAGGACCATAAAACTGGACGCCAACGGGAAATTTTTGCCATAAAAAAGCCAAACTAGACCCTAAAATCTCGAGGATTTTTTCGCAAAAAAATGCACGGAAAAATTAACCGGAATTCGCTAACTACATAAGAACACTATAAGAACTTCTCTACGCCCAAAGAAATTTGTCGAAGACTTAAGCACCCTCTGTCGAAGAGCCCAAAAAATCCCGAATCCTTTTCGAACTTCATGAAGATGGACAGCACGGATTTTGAATACTAGAAAGAAGGAATGTCATCCATCAATCCTCATTTCACTTTTCAATATTCCCAGCCCGAGGATTATCATTTTTCCCACGACTCGGTTTTTTTAGCGCGACAAGTTTTTGAACTCGTGCAAAACCACAATCTTAAAGACACGCGCGCTTTGGATCTGTGTTCCGGCTGCGGGATTATTGGTTTAGATTTTCTATATCATTGTAAGCAAAACAAAATCCCTGTCCCTGCACAGTTTGATTTTCTTGAAGTTCAGGATATCTATAAAAATCATTTCGAAACCAATGTGCAGAGCTTGGGAACAGTCAGCACCCGTATCCACTTCCTAAATCATAACTATACAGAATTGCTAAAATCAGAGTCTCATAGACGCTACGATCTAGTTTTATGCAATCCCCCGTATTTCCGCGCAGGGCAAGGCAAATTGTCCCCCTCCGATTTTAAAAATCGTTGTCGCTTTTACTTAGATTCCGATTTTAAATCGCTGCTGCTTGCCTTGCAGAACGTTTTATCAGATCAGGGTAAGGCCTATATCCTTTTAAGAGATCTTTCAGATCACGGCTGGAATGCATTTGCAGAGGCTCAAGAAATTTTAGATCAGTCGATAACTTTAAAAAAAGTTTTTGAAATCCGTGGAACTGACGTGGTCTGCCTAAGTAGAAAATGAAATCAAGAAATGCCAAAAAAACAAAGGGAATCCAGTGGGGATTCCCTTTGCAGAGCTTATTTGAGGACAGAGCAAGGGACAGTATTAGACTATGAAAGCCTCCTGTTAAAAGCGTTTAAAAAACACTTACACAAACAACAAATCCAGTGTCAGGAACCGGGGCCGGTTTCACACCTAGACCCCTTTATCAGATCATTTCAAAAATATATTCCAGTGGTTCCGAGTACTTTGTTTCAACGATCTGATCACCTGATAGAATAATTATCGGCCCTAACAGTCAGGCAAATATAAAGGAACTGTGTTTCTTTCAACATAATGCTGTATCACTACGAGATTCTGTTGCTAAACTATTTAAGATTGAAACGGAACATCTCTATGGCGCGAATACTTTTAGTTGAAGACAACGTGACAAATCAAATCCTCGTCAAAGAAACTTTGGCGCACCACCAGCTTGTCATAGCCGACACTTTGCAAGCAGCCACTGAATATTTAAAAACTGCCGTGGATCTTGTATTATTGGACGTGCATCTGCCAGATGGAAATGGCTTTGATTTCTTTTTAAAAGTACAAAAGCAGTTGCCCGACACTCCGGTCATCTTTTTAACTTCAAAATCAGAAACGGCAGATAAAGTTGTCGGTTATACTTTAGGGGCCGATGACTATATCACAAAACCTTTTGAGCCTTTAGAATTCCGCGTGCGCGTGGATTCACGCTTAAAGAAGCTTAATAAGGATTCTTCCCAGCGTTTACACCGCATAGAAAATATGGTGCTAAACCTGGATTTACAAAAAGTCACTGTAGAATCACCGAGCGGCCCTTGTGAGCTTGAGCTGACTTCTTTTGAATTCAAATTGCTTTTGTACCTAGCTAAGAACAAGAATATTTTATTAACCCGCGACCAATTAATGGAAAATGTATGGGGCGGGAACTTAAACGTTCAAGATCGCGCCATCGACACGCATATGTCAAAGCTAAGAAAAAAATTAGATGGCACTTATTGGACGATCAAATCCGTTTACGGTTCAGGCTACCGATTAACCCAAAAAAACGATTAAACAGTTTCAATCATCCCAGCGCGATTTAAGTGCAGGGATGCAAGCTTAAACTCTGCACGCAATTGCAGGTAAAGGTAAGGAAGCTCTTCGGCGTTTTTATTGTGGGCCGCCTCTTCGAGGCGACCGCAAGCCTGTGCCATACGGCGCAAACCTGCATTGTTACAAGTCGACTTTAAGTGATGAACTAGCGATACGGAATCAGCAAAAAGATTGTTTTGAACTTTAGATTCTAAATCCTGCAGAACCGTCGGGGCTTCTTTATTCCACTGCGCCACGATTTGTTTCATCATATTTTCAGCTTGGGATTCGCTAATCTGTTTTAGGCGTTCTAGCGCCTTAGGATCGATCACTTGAGGATCTGAGAAATCAATTCTGCGTGACCAAAGGCTTAATTTTTCATCCAATTCAGCCATCGTAAGCGGCTTAGATAAATAATCACACATTCCCGCGAACAAGCAGTTTTCCTTATCACCTTTCACGGCATTAGCAGTCACAGCGATGATTGGCGAAGAGTTCCACCATAAGCCTTTAGCTAAAGTGATATTTCGTGCAGCTTGATAACCATCCACTTCCGGCATATGACAATCCATAAGGATGACGTCATAGTCTTCGGCCGCGGCAGCTTCCATAGCTAACTTGCCATTTCCTACAATCTTAAACTGATGTTTCAAACGCGTTAGCATGACCTTAATAACTTCTTGATTGGTTAGGTTATCTTCAGCCACCAGAATATTTAACGGCGCATAGGAAGAAACAAATTCGGTTTGCGCCACTTCTTTATTGGGAATCGCATTAATGGCTTCAAGTGGGACGGTGACTGTAAAGGTACTTCCTTGCCCCTCAGCACTTTCCACTTTGATTTCGCCCTTCATAAGATCAATAAGCTGTTTGGTAATCGAAAGTCCAAGGCCAGTGCCGCCGTATTTTCTGGTGGTACTGCTGTCGCCTTGTTCAAACGGCGAAAAGATTTTTTCTTGGACTTCAGGGCTCATTCCTAAGCCTTCATCTTTAACTTGAATCATTAATAAAGTTTTAGAGTTTTCAAGGCGTTCAGAGCTGACATTGATATACACTTTGCCTTGAGAGCTAAACTTAATCGCATTTCCGACAAGATTAATAATGATTTGACGAAGACGTAAGGTGTCAGCAGAAAAAGCCACCGGGGTTTGCGCTGAAACGTTGGCTTCTAAAGTAAGGCCTTTGGCTTTTGCTGAATAGTCTAAACTGTCGGTAACTTCTTTAATGATCTTGCGAATATCTAAATAGACTTGTTCAAGTTCTAGCTTTCCTGATTCAATTTTAGAAAGGTCTAAGATCCCGTTGATTAATGATAGTAAGGAAATCGCTGAATCTCGGATCACATTTATTTTTGTTTTTACATCACCTTCGATTTTTTGCGACAGTAAAACTTCAGTCATACCCAGAATACCATTCATGGGCGTACGGATTTCATGGCTCATATTAGCAAGGAAATTTGACTTAAGGCGGGAAGCCTCAATAGCCTTATCCTTTGCTTCTCTTAGCTCTTCTTCAACTTGGCCGCGCCGATTAGATTCCATGTCCGTTAATAGAAATGCCAAGACAATTAGGACAAAGCTCAGACCGCTTCCTAGCATCAGCCAACCTTGATTCCTTGACGAAGCCACGTTTGCCTGGTCCTTGGTTGCGTGCAACTTTTTACCTTTAATGCTTTTTAGATTATCTATACGCAGACGGATTTCATCCATCAGGTCCTTACCCCTAGCACTTTGAATGCTTTTTTGGGCTAAGACATACTTTTTTTGATCTACAAACTCGATCACTTCGGTCGTGAATTTAAGTTTTTGATCTATTAGCGGCAAAAGATTTTTGTAGTTTGGGTTTTCTAAAAACTCGGCAGAAGCCAAGCCTTTAAGTTCTTCCAGTTTAGGACCAATAACGACTAAAGATCTGTGATAGGGCTCAAGAAAATTTTTCTGCTGAGTGATCACATAACCACGCTGCCCAGTTTCCACATCCACCAAAAGTGTCGCCACTTCATCCAAGGTCATCAGAATTTTTTCAATATGTTGTTGCTGAACTAACAATCTTTTATGGGTGTTCATCGTGGATAGATTCACCACGAAAATAGACAAGGTCGCAATTAAACCCGCAGCAAAAACACTGAATGTAAAAGCCTTAGTATACTTAATTTCAGAAAAAGCCATTTTTTAAGAATAAAGAACAGCCTGTGGTTTCGCAACTTCGCCAGGTCTCGACTAAAATCTATTTTTCAAGGGCAGAAAAGGTAACGAGCGCTAAATTTTCTTGAGCATCACTTAATGAAAACTCTAAGACCGCTTCATGGTCACGAAGAATTTGCGCGGCCACCGAAACACCTAAGCCTAAAGGAGAGGTCGGATTTTTTTCAGGCGTCCCGTTGTCTTTAATAAGAATCTGCCCAAGACCATCTTTAACGGCCACTTCAATATCAAGCAGGGCCCTAAAGCCTTTTACATGACGAATACGATCGGTCAGGCGATCAATCGAGTTTTGCAAAACATTTTTCAAAGCTTGCGCTAATAAGTTTAAATGGCCAATCGTCGAAATTTCTTCGCCAGGAAAGTGCAACTTCACTTCAATACCCTGGGACTTCGTTTGAAGTTCCACGATTTTTAAAGCACGCAAGCAGACTTCCTTAAGACTGACAACACCTTCTTGATCAGCATTAGGATTACGAGTGAAGCCTAAAAGATTTTGCACGATTTCTTTACAGCGTTGAACGCCGGCTTCCATCTCGACGATGTCTGGATAAAGAGGATTGTCGGGCTTCATATCCATTTTAATCAACTGAGTGAAAGACAGAATACCACCTAATGGATTATTTAGTTCATGGGCAATACTTGAACCAATAGTCCCAAGCTCTGCCATTTTTGCAGATTCAACGATCTGTCTTTCCATTTTTAACTGTTGAGTGATGTCATGATAAAGATTCACGAACACCGGTGGCTTTTCTGGATCTAAAAGCAAACTTTGACTATAAACTTCATAACTTCGCGGCGCCGCCGTGTTCTGCGATTGCACGCGGAAGTTCGTCCCGCGTTGGCAACCAGGACAAGGTTCTTCACGGTTATACAAAACTTGAAAACACTTTCTAGATGTGTGCTCGCGATCCTGTTCTTGCAGTCGTTCGTCTAAAGCTTTATTCGACTGAATAATATCGTAGTTGGTATCAATCAAGACGACGGGATCCGACATCGCATTAAAGGTCGCTTCCCATTGTTCTTTTAAATCTTCAGACTCTTTTAGTTTTTGAATACGGTCCATGGCTAAGGCCACAGCTTCAGCCACGCGATTTAAAAAATCACTTTCATCACGTGTAAAAGGGTGATCAGGGGCACGCAAAAAGAAAATCGATCCCACTTTTTCGTGATGCCTGAACAAAGGCACTTGCAACTGAGTAAAATCCAGCTGCGTTTGCACTTGGCGGGCAAACAACTCATCTTGGGGATGATAGAAAAGGCGAATCCACGAAGTTTGCACGGTCGCAGCCATGGATTCATTTAAAAGCTGTTCAATTTCAATAACAGAACTTGCCTGATGCACAGCCATTAAGGCGCGTTTAAAACCTTCAATGCGGGAATTTGTAAGAAATAATTTACGACGTGCCTCAGTTAAGAAACGAGTTCTTTTCTGTACACGTTCTTCAAGCTCAATCTGAATTCTTTTAAGCTGCCCAGTTTGTTCGCGAATCAAGAAAGCTAAGTTTTCATCTTGCTTACGCTGATTGGCTTCTTCCAAAGCTGAAAACAAATGGCTTTCAAGCTGCGCATCTTGAAAACTCGACATCACTCTGAAAAAAGAAAACTCTTCGTGCAACAAAGCTAGCTGGGTCGCCGAAAAATCTTCAGGCACCACAGCTATGAACTGGGTCGATGGCGAGTTTCTTTTAATCTCGTGATAAAATTCTGGAAACTTTTTTCCTAAAATTAAAGTGATAGATAAAGCCACCACATCGTAGGTGGAATCATGGATCCAATGCCAAGCCTGCGATAAGTCCGTGGCAATATGCGCACCTAGCTCTTGCAGGCGCGAATCCCAAGGACCAATAAGTAAAAAGCTGGCTTTTAAAGTCCGCATTTAGGAATTAATTCCTCGTGATTATAAATCGTAAAGTCAGGGTGGTCTTCAGGATACAAAGGCTTTTCGCCCACATGTTCGCCATAGGCAAAATAGCAAGTGTCAGCACCAACACGTTTTCCATCGCGAATTTCGCTTGAAAGACGATTGCCAATGCTTAAAAGCTCGTGGGGGTAGTGGCTAGCAATACGCACGATATCGCGGAAGGCGATGTCTTTTTTTTCTCCGATAAAGCCATTTAAAATATAAATTTTTTTAAAATGTTTTTCGATTTTAAGCGCTTTGATTTTTCGAACCTGGGATTCATATGATCCCATGGTGACTAAAAACAAATTATAATTCGCAGAAAGTTTTTCTAAATTTTCTAAAGCCTTTGGCAGCAAAGGCAGCTGTTCTGGAACTTCAGGATTGTAAAATTCATGAAGAGCATCGTGAATCGCGCGGCCGGGTTGATTGGTTCCATAGTGATTAGCAATTTGCGTGAAGATCTCGGTGTGTGAATAATCCGACGCCAATGATTGGCGCATATCCAAGCACTCTTGCAAAGTGCAACGCACTCCCGCTTCAATCATTTTTTCACAAGCTCTTTGCGCCGCTCGGGGCACAAGCAAGCCGGATGTGTCTAATAATGTGTCATCCAAATCAAAGGCGATGGATTTATATTTTGCCATTCACTTAACCTTAACCAAAAGTTCAAGTCCCTGTTTGAAATGGGGCCATACCAAATTCAAATCAATATTTTCTTGTTCTTCAATACAGATCACCGGGATTTTATGCTCTAGCCAGCCGTACTGACCAAGGCTGCCCGGGGTGGGATAGCCGATATCTTCGCGGCACTCATAGCCCGTTCCGGTAGCAAGTGTTTCAGCCGCTTCTTTACCGGGTGCGCCTGTATAAACAACGCAAGGCTCCCACGAATGAAAGTGTACTATGATCTGTGGCTTTTCGTCCTCAATCAGTTTTACTAAGGCTTGAACTTCGACTTCGCTTCCGGGCGAAGGGCCGGGATAATAGCGTGGAGCCTTAGCTTCCGAGCTCCAGTCACGACAAGGAAAGTTGCGGTTCAGATCAACACCATTGCCGTTTGTGCGTTGTTTTTTCGAATATCCATCAGGATTGATACAGGGAATTAAAATCCAAGGACGAATTTTCTCAGGTTCTTCGGTCTCTTGTTGAAGCAGCCAAGCCAAAAACTCCTCGGCTAAGCGGACTCCTTCGGGTTCATCCCCATGGACACCACCGATAAATAACAAAGGAGCTTCATTATAGCCTTCTAAACTGTGTGATTTTTTATACAGCTCAATCGGCGTCCCCAGAGTGGTTTTTGCCCAAGAAGTTTGGTGAAATATTTTTCCTTGCATGTGATAATTAAGCCTGTTTTTTTCTAGGAAGAAAAGCTTTTAAAAGGAAGATCTGGAATGTCTGTAAATACAGAAAAGTTAACGGTCATCGCACTAGCGGCTGGTAAAGGGACTCGTATGAAATCACCTTTGCCAAAAGTTCTTCACCCCGTAGCAGGTCGCCCTATGATTGAAAAAGTCATTCAAGCCTCTAAGGGTGCTGGCGCTGCGGAAGTTCGCGTGATCGTAGGTCATGGTCAAAATCTTGTTCGCCAAGTTGTAGAACCCATGGGCGTTGCTTGTTACGTACAAGATGAACAATTGGGAACTGCCCACGCGGTTAAATGCGCGAAACCTGAAACCATCGAAGGTGATGTTGTTATCATGAATGGTGATCATCCCTTGATTGAAGCATCTGACATCAAAGAATTCTTGCGCATCTTCCGTGATGAAAAGTGTGATCTTGCGGTGGTGACTGCAAACGTAAAAA
This is a stretch of genomic DNA from Bdellovibrio reynosensis. It encodes these proteins:
- a CDS encoding RsmD family RNA methyltransferase, yielding MSSINPHFTFQYSQPEDYHFSHDSVFLARQVFELVQNHNLKDTRALDLCSGCGIIGLDFLYHCKQNKIPVPAQFDFLEVQDIYKNHFETNVQSLGTVSTRIHFLNHNYTELLKSESHRRYDLVLCNPPYFRAGQGKLSPSDFKNRCRFYLDSDFKSLLLALQNVLSDQGKAYILLRDLSDHGWNAFAEAQEILDQSITLKKVFEIRGTDVVCLSRK
- a CDS encoding response regulator transcription factor, giving the protein MARILLVEDNVTNQILVKETLAHHQLVIADTLQAATEYLKTAVDLVLLDVHLPDGNGFDFFLKVQKQLPDTPVIFLTSKSETADKVVGYTLGADDYITKPFEPLEFRVRVDSRLKKLNKDSSQRLHRIENMVLNLDLQKVTVESPSGPCELELTSFEFKLLLYLAKNKNILLTRDQLMENVWGGNLNVQDRAIDTHMSKLRKKLDGTYWTIKSVYGSGYRLTQKND
- a CDS encoding ATP-binding protein; this translates as MAFSEIKYTKAFTFSVFAAGLIATLSIFVVNLSTMNTHKRLLVQQQHIEKILMTLDEVATLLVDVETGQRGYVITQQKNFLEPYHRSLVVIGPKLEELKGLASAEFLENPNYKNLLPLIDQKLKFTTEVIEFVDQKKYVLAQKSIQSARGKDLMDEIRLRIDNLKSIKGKKLHATKDQANVASSRNQGWLMLGSGLSFVLIVLAFLLTDMESNRRGQVEEELREAKDKAIEASRLKSNFLANMSHEIRTPMNGILGMTEVLLSQKIEGDVKTKINVIRDSAISLLSLINGILDLSKIESGKLELEQVYLDIRKIIKEVTDSLDYSAKAKGLTLEANVSAQTPVAFSADTLRLRQIIINLVGNAIKFSSQGKVYINVSSERLENSKTLLMIQVKDEGLGMSPEVQEKIFSPFEQGDSSTTRKYGGTGLGLSITKQLIDLMKGEIKVESAEGQGSTFTVTVPLEAINAIPNKEVAQTEFVSSYAPLNILVAEDNLTNQEVIKVMLTRLKHQFKIVGNGKLAMEAAAAEDYDVILMDCHMPEVDGYQAARNITLAKGLWWNSSPIIAVTANAVKGDKENCLFAGMCDYLSKPLTMAELDEKLSLWSRRIDFSDPQVIDPKALERLKQISESQAENMMKQIVAQWNKEAPTVLQDLESKVQNNLFADSVSLVHHLKSTCNNAGLRRMAQACGRLEEAAHNKNAEELPYLYLQLRAEFKLASLHLNRAGMIETV
- a CDS encoding PAS domain-containing sensor histidine kinase — encoded protein: MRTLKASFLLIGPWDSRLQELGAHIATDLSQAWHWIHDSTYDVVALSITLILGKKFPEFYHEIKRNSPSTQFIAVVPEDFSATQLALLHEEFSFFRVMSSFQDAQLESHLFSALEEANQRKQDENLAFLIREQTGQLKRIQIELEERVQKRTRFLTEARRKLFLTNSRIEGFKRALMAVHQASSVIEIEQLLNESMAATVQTSWIRLFYHPQDELFARQVQTQLDFTQLQVPLFRHHEKVGSIFFLRAPDHPFTRDESDFLNRVAEAVALAMDRIQKLKESEDLKEQWEATFNAMSDPVVLIDTNYDIIQSNKALDERLQEQDREHTSRKCFQVLYNREEPCPGCQRGTNFRVQSQNTAAPRSYEVYSQSLLLDPEKPPVFVNLYHDITQQLKMERQIVESAKMAELGTIGSSIAHELNNPLGGILSFTQLIKMDMKPDNPLYPDIVEMEAGVQRCKEIVQNLLGFTRNPNADQEGVVSLKEVCLRALKIVELQTKSQGIEVKLHFPGEEISTIGHLNLLAQALKNVLQNSIDRLTDRIRHVKGFRALLDIEVAVKDGLGQILIKDNGTPEKNPTSPLGLGVSVAAQILRDHEAVLEFSLSDAQENLALVTFSALEK
- a CDS encoding HAD family hydrolase yields the protein MAKYKSIAFDLDDTLLDTSGLLVPRAAQRACEKMIEAGVRCTLQECLDMRQSLASDYSHTEIFTQIANHYGTNQPGRAIHDALHEFYNPEVPEQLPLLPKALENLEKLSANYNLFLVTMGSYESQVRKIKALKIEKHFKKIYILNGFIGEKKDIAFRDIVRIASHYPHELLSIGNRLSSEIRDGKRVGADTCYFAYGEHVGEKPLYPEDHPDFTIYNHEELIPKCGL
- a CDS encoding DUF2817 domain-containing protein yields the protein MQGKIFHQTSWAKTTLGTPIELYKKSHSLEGYNEAPLLFIGGVHGDEPEGVRLAEEFLAWLLQQETEEPEKIRPWILIPCINPDGYSKKQRTNGNGVDLNRNFPCRDWSSEAKAPRYYPGPSPGSEVEVQALVKLIEDEKPQIIVHFHSWEPCVVYTGAPGKEAAETLATGTGYECREDIGYPTPGSLGQYGWLEHKIPVICIEEQENIDLNLVWPHFKQGLELLVKVK